Below is a window of Egibacteraceae bacterium DNA.
CCGGACGGGTCAGAAGGCCGGGTCGTCGAGCTCCATGACCCGCAGGTCGGTGGCTTCCATGACCGCGCGGCGTGCCGCCAGCTGCGGCAGGACGGTCGCGGCGAACCAGCGGGCTGCGGCGACCTTGCCCTCGTAGAACGCGCGGTCGCTGCCGTGCGGCCCGTCGGCGAGGGCGGCGAGGGCCACCTCGGCCTGGCGCAGCAGCAGCCAGCCGACGACGAGCTCGGAGAGCGCGAACAGGAACGGGGTCGTGTTGAGGCCGACCTTGTAGATCGACTCGCCGAAGAAGCCCACGAGGGCGCCGAGCATGCCTTGGACGTCCTCGAGCGCCACGGCCAGCCGCTGGCGTTCCGCGGCGAGCGCGCCGTTGCCCGCGTCGCCCTTCGCGAACTCCGCGACCTCGCCGAGCAGCGCGGTGAGCGCAGCGCCCTGGTCCTTGCCGATCTTGCGGAAGAACAGGTCCATGCCCTGGATGCCGGTGGTGCCCTCGTAGAGGGTGTCGATCTTCGCGTCGCGGATGTACTGCTCGATCGGGTAGTCGCGGCAGTAGCCCGACCCTCCGAAGACCTGCAGGGACTGGGCGAGCAGCTCGTAGGACTTCTCGGAGCCGTAGCCCTTGACCATCGGCAGGAGCAGGCCGTTGCGCTTCTTCAGGCGCTCCGCCTCCTCGCCCGGCTCGGCCAGCTCGATGCGGTCCTGGATCGACGCGGTGTAGAGGACGAGCGCGCGCATGCCCTCGACGTGGGCCTTCTGCTCCATGAGGCTGCGGCGGACGTCGGGGTGGCGGATGATCTCCACGCGGGGGGTGTTGCGGTCGCCGGCGCGGGCGAGGTCGGGGCCCTGGACGCGCTGCTTCGCGTACTCCAGTGCGTTGAGGTAGCCCGTCGACAGGGTCGCGATCGCCTTCGTGCCGACGAGCATCCGGGCGTACTCGATGACCTTGAACATCTGGCGGATGCCGTCGTGCACGTCGCCGACGAGCACCCCCCGGGCCGGCGTCGACTCCCCGAAGGTGATCTCGCAAGTCGCCGAGGCCTTCAGGCCCATCTTGTCCTCGACCTTCGTGACGACCGCGCCGTTGCGCGCCCCGAGCGAACCGTCCTCGTTGACCCAGTACTTCGGCACGATGAAGAGGCTGAGCCCCTTCGTGCCGGGGCCGGCGCCTTGCGGCCGGGCGAGGACGAGGTGGATGATGTTGTCCGGCCAGTCGAAGTCGCCGTTCGTGATGAACCGCTTCACGCCGGTGATGTTCCAGGTCCCGTCACCGTTGTCGGTGGCCATCGTCCGGCCGGCGCCCACGTCGCTGCCCGCGTCGGGCTCGGTGAGGACCATCGTGCCGCCCCAGCGGTGCTCAACCGTCGGGACCACCCACCGCCGGCGCTGCTCCTCGGTGACGAGCTCGTCGATGATGGCCGCGAAGAACGGACCGGCCGCGTACATGAGGGCGGCGGGGTTGGCGCCGAGCAGCAGCTCCATGGCCGCCCACCGCAAACTCGGCGGAGCACCGTGCCCGCCGAGGTGCTCGGGCAGGTCCAGGCGGTACCACTCCCCGTCGAAGTACGCGTCGAGGGACCGGGTGAGGGCGGCGGGCAGGGTGACCTCCCCGTCGGCGAAGACGAGCGGGGTGCGGTCACCCTCGGTGAAGCTGTCCGCGAAGGGCCCCGTGGCGAGGCGCTCCACCTCCGCGAGGACGTCGCGGGCGGTGTCCGGGTCCATCTGCGCGAAGGGGCCTGAGCCCATGTGCGCGTCGGTCCGGAAGACCTCGAAGAGGTTGAAGGTGATGTCTCGCAGGTTGCTCTTGTAGTGGCCCATGACGCTCCCTCGCTGACCACGCCCCGGGTGAGGGTCTGCACCCCGAGTGGGTTACCCGCGAGTAAGGTTACCGCGCGGTAACATCGCGCGCAATGGCCCTTGCCGTGCTGGTCGTGGGCCCGGACCCGGCGCTAGCATGCCGCGGGTGGCCGCCGCCCTGCGCTACCTCACCGTGCTGCCCGTGGGCGGCGCGGGGGCAGTCCCGGGGCGCAGGGCGCTCGCCGCCTTCCCGGTCGTGGGGCTCCTGCTCGGCCTCGCGTGGGCGGTGCCCGCCGCCGTGCTCGGGCGCATGGCGCTGCCGCTCGCCGTGGCGGCCGGCATCGTGCTGGCCGTGGACGCGGTGCTCACCCGTCTCGTGCACCTCGACGCCGCGGCCCGGCTAGCCGACGAGGTCGCGGGCGCTCCGGCGGACCGTCTCCGTGGGGGTGACGAGGCGAGCCACCCTCTCCCGCCTCCGCCGACCGGCCCGGGCGCTCCTGTCGGGGCCGCGGGGACGACCGCGCTCGTCGTCGCCCTCCTCGTCCGCTTCGGGCTGCTCACCTTTGTCGCGGGATTCCCTGGCCTGCTCGTCGCGGTGCCCGCCGCCGGAAGGACGGCGATGGTGGTGGCGTGGTGGCGGGCGCGGGGCGGCTCGGCGACGTTCGAGGCTCCCGAGACCGGCGTCGCCCTGGCCGCGACGGTGCTCGGGGCGGCGGTGGTCTTCCTGACCGCCCACGTCCCGGGACTCGTGGGACTCGGCGTCGCGCTGCTCGTCGCACTCGCGGCGGCGGCGTGGGGGCGGCGCAGCTACGGTGGCCTGAGCGACCGCCACGCCTGCGCCTGCGCCATCGTGGCGGAGACGGCGGCGCTGATGGCCCTCGCCATGGCCGTTATCCTCTAAGGTGCATCAGGGGCCTGCGCCGCTTTCGGCGCGCTTGTCGCCCGGTCGGCGCCCGTCGCGCACGTTCATCCACCTGCAAAGGAAGCACACTCACCATGGCACGTCGACGCACGAGGAAGCCGCCTTCACGGCGACAGGCTGATCCCGAGACGAGGGCCAAGCGGGAGGCGCGGGCCGGTTCGACGAAGGAGGCCGCCCTCGAGCTCGAGGGCGTCGTCGAGGAAGCCCTGCCGAACACGATGTTCCGGGTGAAGCTCGACAACGGCCACAGCGTGCTCGGACACATCTCCGGCAAGATGCGCAAGCACTACATCAGGATCCTGCCGGGCGACCGGGTGACGCTCGAGCTCTCCCC
It encodes the following:
- a CDS encoding adenosylcobinamide-GDP ribazoletransferase codes for the protein MAAALRYLTVLPVGGAGAVPGRRALAAFPVVGLLLGLAWAVPAAVLGRMALPLAVAAGIVLAVDAVLTRLVHLDAAARLADEVAGAPADRLRGGDEASHPLPPPPTGPGAPVGAAGTTALVVALLVRFGLLTFVAGFPGLLVAVPAAGRTAMVVAWWRARGGSATFEAPETGVALAATVLGAAVVFLTAHVPGLVGLGVALLVALAAAAWGRRSYGGLSDRHACACAIVAETAALMALAMAVIL
- a CDS encoding acyl-CoA dehydrogenase, with the translated sequence MGHYKSNLRDITFNLFEVFRTDAHMGSGPFAQMDPDTARDVLAEVERLATGPFADSFTEGDRTPLVFADGEVTLPAALTRSLDAYFDGEWYRLDLPEHLGGHGAPPSLRWAAMELLLGANPAALMYAAGPFFAAIIDELVTEEQRRRWVVPTVEHRWGGTMVLTEPDAGSDVGAGRTMATDNGDGTWNITGVKRFITNGDFDWPDNIIHLVLARPQGAGPGTKGLSLFIVPKYWVNEDGSLGARNGAVVTKVEDKMGLKASATCEITFGESTPARGVLVGDVHDGIRQMFKVIEYARMLVGTKAIATLSTGYLNALEYAKQRVQGPDLARAGDRNTPRVEIIRHPDVRRSLMEQKAHVEGMRALVLYTASIQDRIELAEPGEEAERLKKRNGLLLPMVKGYGSEKSYELLAQSLQVFGGSGYCRDYPIEQYIRDAKIDTLYEGTTGIQGMDLFFRKIGKDQGAALTALLGEVAEFAKGDAGNGALAAERQRLAVALEDVQGMLGALVGFFGESIYKVGLNTTPFLFALSELVVGWLLLRQAEVALAALADGPHGSDRAFYEGKVAAARWFAATVLPQLAARRAVMEATDLRVMELDDPAF